The stretch of DNA TTATTTCTACCTGAGCCCTGCAGAATTTCAACCCAAGGCTCCCTGAGTAATGTTTGGAGTGTTTACTAGTCATTCCATAGGAAGCAGTCAATAGATGTTGGCTTTTGTTCATAATGTCTGGTGTCCCCACCCACACCATATGTCTTTAAAGGGTAGGGACCGTGTCTTCTAAATCTCTTGTATCCTCTTCCTCTCCGAAGCATTCATatagaattgacatatattaaAGCTCCAAATGTGTTTCTACTTAAATAGAGAACATGTTCAACTCATCTTTGCTGGCTCTTCTCTTGTGAAATGTGCCTGCCACCCACCCAGGCATACCCAGGTCTCCTCCCACTCCTGGCCCTGCTCCAAGCGGGGTCAAGTTGAGTTACCACCGGTGAAGGAGGTAGATAAGCTGATGTGGAAAGATGAAGCAGGGGTCAGGCCAACCATGGAACCACAACATCAAAGCTGATCCCAGGGCAGAGACTAACAGAAGGCAGGTGGGGCAAGAGGTAGGGCAAAGAGAAAGCTGAGATGAGCAGAAGCCCTAGAAGCAGGTGGATTGGTCCAGTGTTGACCTCAGGGGCCCGGGCTTAAAATCTGGGTCCTCCTTGAAATACTTGGATGATTCCTCCAGGCTTCCTCCTTCACTCCTTCACCAGGCATCTACAGTCAGGCCCCATATATCTTCCCATCTTAATTTTTGGCAGCTCCTCAGCCACAAGCCTCGGGTCCCTGCACGTGGATGACTCATCACGCCCCAAGTGTGCTGGGAGCTCTCCTCCATCACACCTTCCTTAGTTGCTCCCTCTGCTTAGAAATGCCCATCCACACATTTTCTGCCCTGAAACTACTTTTTCTTTGAGGCCCAGATTAAATGCCCTTTCCTTTGTGAAGACCCGTCCAGCCCTCTCCACCAGCTGCACCTCCATGCTACAGTGGCGTCCGTTTGCCTTGCTGCCATAGATGTCCTCACACTGTATCCTGAATGTCTAACGAGAACCAAGTGATCATCCATTAATTTGTTCAAGAATTTGCACTTACTCATCACCTTCAATGTACCAGCAGCTGTCCTGGGCACTGGTGACCCAAAATTGAACTACACCCCCTCAAAAAGCACAGAGTAGTCCCGGCACATAAATACATAGTTAGGATGTCATCGCCAGGTGATAAAATAATGGGGCACATGAAGGTCATGGAGAGGCAGGGAAAGAATCTAAATTTAGCAGAACCATAAAGCTCAGTATGCctctcctctgcttaaaatcttcCCATTGCAtccattttcacttaaaaataaatagaaaccttTATTTGCCTTCAAGACGCCCCCGTGATCCAGCACCTGTTTCTCTTGCCCACCTCCTAACCCTCTCCAGGGTCCGGCCCCCCAGCCTTCCACTGTTATTCAGACACAATTAGCCCCTTCTGTCTCAGGGCCGTGCATTTGTTATTTCTCTCCTGCATCACTTTCTAGTCCCACTGCCTCCTGCCCTTCagcctcagctcaaatgtcacctcctccaaaaAGTCAGGGTCACCTCCCCTGACCACCCTCTCTAACATTACCATTGGATACCTACCGCCCTCACTCTCTCTCATGTAAATTgcccttgtttgttttcttgtttgtgaaTTTGCTTGTTTAGTGTTTCTTCCACTCAATTATCAGCTCCAAGGAAGCTAAGTTTTGTTGCTCCTAGAATAAGAGTGGAATAAAAAGTTGTGGAACGATGTTGGCGTCAAATGGACCAGATGTACATGTACAGCCTATGTGACCTTCAGTGAGTTAAGTATGCCACTTCTTTTAGTCTAGTCTCTTTACCTGTCAAATGCAGGTAAGAATACTTGCCTTGCAGGGTCGCTGTGAGGGTGAAGATACACTGTTCTTAAATGTCCTGGCCCACAGTACCTGTTGGACAGATGCTGAGTGGTTGTACAAGAGGAAGAGAACCAACAGTCCAGCCCTATGAGCCCTGATACCACGGGCTCTCTGCTCTAGCTTGTTTGACTATGGATCCTCTACGAAATGGGGAGGGATTTGGGACTCTGAGGATGGGTGTCAGTTTTAACTACAAACTCTCAGTGGAGGTCCAGCCCTATATTCCCAGCTGTAAACAGTCAACTCAACTCAACAGTTCCACAGTAAACTTAAACAGTACGTCCAGTCCAAGCTCACTGCCTTTCCATCACTGCTCCTGCTTGGTCCTCACACATCAACACTAGCAGGCAACTAATGGTACTGGTCAGTGGGCTGGATGACTGATTCATTGAGAAGTATCTGATAGAAAAAATCATGACCTGAACTAAAACTGAAATTGTAAGCAGCCCAAGACATTGTCCATGGACAGAGGAGGAGAGCTGGGTTCTGCCTGGAGTTTCTCGGTTGTTTCTAGAAGCTCTAGAGCAGAGGGGCCAAGGGAGAAGTCCTGGCCAGGCTTCCAAGAAGGACTCGCCAAGTTATCCAGTCCCTTTGCATTGAATAGTGCACACAGAGGCCCACTCACTCCCTGTGTCAGTTTCCtacagctgctgtaacaagttaccacaaatgCAATGGCTTagaacaacataaatttattattttacagttctggaggtcagaagtctgaaatggttTTCACTGGGCTCAAGTCAAGTTATTGGCATggctgtgctccttctggaggctctacgGGAGAACCCATTCCCTGCCCTTCTCCAGCTTCTAGGgaccacctgcattccttggctcacagccccttcctccatcttcaaagtaaGCGGTATAGCATCTTCCAGTCTCCCTCTGACTCTCAGCCTCCCGCCTCCCTCATAGGAGGACCCTGGTGTTTGATTACCTTGGGCCCACTGGGATACTACAGGATAGAGCAGCCTTAATCACATTTGTGAAGTCCCTTCTGCcgtgtaaggtaacatattcacaggttctgcgACCagaatgtggacatctttggggggcgcCATTATTCTGCCTCCCACAGACCCCGAGCAGAATGAGCTTGGTTTGGGGGCGCCAGGCCAGAACCCAGCTTCCTGCCTCTCTACCGACTCTGTTCAAAGTAGAGCTCAGTGCAGGCTGAGGGCTCACTCTTTTTGGTGAGTCGTACAGGATCTTGGGGCTCAGCCGAGCCACAGAGAAACCAGTCAGGTCAGGAAGCAGCCTCCAGCCTGAAGGCGGCTGTTGGATAAGATTGCTGATTGCGTGTGCGAGGCTTCTGGGGCTTGGCCAAAAAGGGACCTGAGAGGGTGGCTCTTTCCCCAGGGAACTGCCTTCTGAAGGTTCTGGAGGCAAGGGTCTGGGTGCTGGGTGCAGGGAAAGATGGTGGAAACCTCAACAGGAGGGATGTGTGGACCTGGCCAGAATCCACAGATGAGCGCAGAGATGCCAGAGCACCCTGGAGGCCAGGCCAGGTCTGCAGGGGCCCCCAGAACAGGGTGCGGTCTCTCACCTCCAGCTGCAGGGAAGGCCCCTCCCCTGTCTCCACACATGCCAGGCAACGACTGCCTCCCTGGATCCCCAGGAAGACGGGGAAACTGGTGTGGCCCAGGCCTCTGTTGGGGAGTATGCAGATCATctctggggtggggcggggggaggagaaaagagagccagGAGATGAGGGGACCCCAGATCACAAGCTCTTCAAGAAGCTAAGGCTCTAACAGGAAGGAGCTGGGCCGGGGCACAGCTGGCCGCACCCCTGCATGCACGCTGCAGGGTGAGCTGGGACTCCTACAGGGGTCCTGACCCTTCAGTAGGAAAGGGAGAGCTTGGGGTAGACGGAGCTTGGGTGAGTCCCAGGGGGTCGAGGCCCCAGATGCTCCTGCACGGCAGTTGTCTGCGGCGGGATCCCCCACCAGGAGGTGGCGGTCTCTCGTGCACAGAGCCTTCTGATCTGCATCCTTAATTCTGAAACAGGAGGCAGTGCTGGTGGCCCGCCCCCTTCAGGCACCCCTGAGCCCCACGGCCCTCCCACCTCGCACTCTGAAGGACAGCATGGAGAACTAGGGCCTCTTCTCCTTCTTCAGGTGAGAAGTAGGGGTGCTACTCCACCCAAGAGCATGTCCAGACcaggtcaggggcttccctggtggcacagtggttgagagtccgcctgccgatgcaggggacacgggttcgtgccccggtccgggaagaccccacatgccgcggagcggctgggcccgtgagccatggccgctgagcctgcgcgtccggagctgtgctctgcaacgggagaggccacagcagtgagaggcccgcgtaccgcaaaaaaacaaaacaaaacaaagaccaggTCAGCCTTAGGCGAAGGGAGTCCTCCCAGGGCTCGTGACATTTTCAGAGACTGCACCTCTGTCCCTACCAAGCTTGGCCCCTGTCAGGTCCTCAGGGTGGTGACGGGAGCCTGCGTCTTCCCACTGAAGGGTAGAGAGTTTTCCTGACGCTCCAGACCTTTTCTGTGCCTCCCCTGAGAAATTTCCTAACGAGGTTCCAATGTCTCTGGGATATGGTGAGCCTTCTCCCAGATTTTCTGGGCCCACccaatttttcatatgtttattctctTCAGTAAAGGGATTAATTGAGTATATAATAACGTGTggtttgtttttcagatattttaaaggctctttatagaagaaaatccacaaatgaggggggaaaaaagtccGATGTGATGGTAAGCATGTCAGTCTGGCCACCCTGCTCCGGTGACTGTGTAAGGGGTGGGCTGGGCGGGGCTGGGCTATGGATGCCAAATACAGGTGGTCAGCAGGGAGCTGGCACTGGGATTGCCTGTGGTTCTGACGATCAGCCTGGGAGGGTAAACGCATGCCAGGGAGGCTGAGAAGGAACGGTGGTGAGTCTGTGTAGCATCAAAGCCACGCCCATGCTACTAGCCCATGGCTGGTTGGTTTCAGACATGGTCATCAGCTGCTCTCAGGCCTGGGGAGCCCTCCTTATATTCAAGAGCAGAACCTCCTGGCCAACACCACACTTCCAGGAGATTCTTCTCTCTCAGTAACAGCTAATTATAATACCCTTAGCCAATGACTGTATGTGTTTAAAGCAGGTTCCCCTGTACAATAAAAACGAAGATCTGAAAAGAGCCTGGGTTTGCCAGCTGGCCTTCTCCCTCCAACCTGGACAACCAAGAACTGTGGATAACTTAGCTGCCAGCAATATTCTGTTCAGAGACCAGAACCCAGGCTAGATACCCCAGAGAGTTGACATCTGTTTTGTCATCTGCGTGGTCCATGCACTTGTGTCTTGTCTTCCCAGCTACGTTGTACCTTCCCAGAGGCCCTGACCGACCCCCCATGTCTAGGATAAGATGGGCCCACGGAGGAGCTGAGGAAATGCATCCCAGGTGTcaatcccattttatttttatcatgccTTAACTCATTCCTCGAAGAGCTTGAGATAATTTACAACAAAAATCACAGACAATAAAGCGGTAAACTAGAAGTAAAGACTCAAATGTCAAGTGAGATAAAATGCAGGTAAGAGTTGGAAGCCCAGACTGGGAATAGAGGCCACAGAGGCTAACATACAAAGATGCTGTCACTGAGATTCAAAATTATCTCTGAGCTTTTAGAGAATGGAGTCCGGAGCAGCACAGAGAACCTGGAGTCTGAGTCCTGGCGCTGTGTGACATTAGGTACTTtataacctctttgagcctcagtttccaaatctataaaatgggcttaGTAATGCCCCCTTTGTAGGTTTCTCAGGATGCAGGCAGGGCAGTAGAATGGCTGGCATCTTGCAGAAGTTCAGGAAAGAAAGCTTTTGTGACTATGATGATAATTAAGCTTAATTATGGGGCACTTGAGATTTCTGGGGTGAGAAGGAGACTGATTCagccctctttcctcttcctctgtcatCTCCAGACCCCCTGATTAGGAAAAGGAAGACTCCAGGAAGACTTACATGTAGTATATTGCCATGGGGAGGGAGCACATTCCTGCAATCAGGGGTGACTGGTCCTTgctgagagggaaggaaaaaaagggctGTCagaggatgaatggataaagaagatgtggcatatatacacgatggaatattactcagccataaaaaagaatgaaataatgccatttgcagcaacatggatggacccagagattatactaagtgaaataagccagacggagaaagacaaatatcatataatatcgcttatatgtggaatattaaaaaatgttaaaaatgaacttatttacaaaacagaagtagactcacaaacatggaaaacaaacttatggttaccaaaggggaaaggaggggcataaattaggagtttgggattaagatatacacactaatatatgtaaaacagatggataaccaacaaggacctactgtataggacagggaactatactcaatatcttgtaataacctataatggaaaagaatctaaaaaagaatcactttgttgtacacctgaaactaacacaacattgtaagtcaactatatttcaatgaaattttttttaaaaaagaatggctgtaatttaaaaaaaaggggggctgTCAGAGAAAGAAGGGGGTGGAGCTAGGGAGCAGACATCCCAAGGAGCCAAATTACCCAATCACAGGGTGGAAATTTCTCACTAGGTGCTTATCTATAAGAGCCCTACCAGAATCCACCAAGGGCTCCTTGGCCCAGCAAGCTCCAGGCAGCTCTGAGTCTCCCTCATTTGGGGCCACCCGAGTCGAGCTTGACTGTGCACTGGTGCCACCGGTTCTGGGAAACAGGATGGCAGGTTTCCCAAAGAGTTCAGCCAGGAGCCCTTCCTGGGGCTCAGACTGGGGTGGGGTGTGCTCTAGCCTCACAGCTTAAGGAAGAACCTGACTGACATCCTGTCCCACTCCCAGCCTGGCCTTAGAGTCAccacctccccctgcctcctctgGACAGCGCTACTAGGAGGAACCTCCCGCCTGCAGCCAGGACGGGGTCTCTCTGCAGTTAGAGAGTGTCGTTCTGGGAACTGGATCGCTTTGCCAAGACTGTGATCTGTGAGAGACCATGCACACTCCCCTGTTCTGTTCCAGATGGAAAACAGCACAGGCTTGAGATACACAGACTTGCGTTTTTGAGGAGGAATGATCTAAAAACTGAAGCCAGTGTTCCTGTACAGACCCTAAACCACAGAGCTTCACATGGCTCCACTCATTCCGGTTGGATCATCCGTCCCTAGAGCGTTTCCCTGAAATGACCACCTTCAGAAAGGCCATTCCAGAATCCAGCATGGAAAGAAACCCAGAGCCAATCAGGGCATGAGGGTGGTAGGACTTGGAGAATAGCCCAGAAAAGTAAAAGCAAGGATGGCTAGGTCTGATTCTCTcaacaaggaagaaaggaaagagaagagaaaggataagaaagcagaaaagaagaggaaCTAGGAGAAAGGTAGGAATGAGGAAGCAGGGCTCAGAGCAGGAGAGAGTGACACTGAGGGACATTTTGGGAAGCAGGTAAGGAGAAGCAGACTGATGCTGATGGCAGGACTTCCGGCCATCTCAGCATCCCTGAGCAACATGGCCTGGATCTTAGAAGAAGGACTTAGCCAAGATGGCTTTTAGTACTGGATCTGCCACTTGAtcaccttggacaagtcatttcctAATCCTTGGCTTTGCAGTGAGAGTTTAAGGGTTGGTGAGAGCAAAGGATCACAGGAGTACAAACTCTGGATGGATGTTGGTGATGTGAACCAGAGTCTTAAAGCATTCGATGTTCTTTGTAATTTCATCTGTTGCCCTTATTCTATGGGAAAATAAGGAATTGCccaaatgtttaataataaagaTGTTCACGGCATCATTTTTTATAAAGCTGAAAATAATCTACCTGCACAATAACAGGTGATTGgttaaaaaattatggtaaataAGAAAGTATGTGTACATTAAAGACGatgtagaaaaacattttatgatataaaaatggtcaaaatatattaagtgaaaagcaCAGGTTATAAATAATGTGTgcattatgattccatttaaatctGCCCACATACATAGAAACAAAGATGTTCGACATTTTACAGCACTTATCTATGGCTGACaagattatgggtgatttttatttatttactttatcatttcaacatttttccttatatgaaaataaatttcctttgtaGTATAtggtaagttttaatttttttttttaatgaagcattCGATTACAGTCATTGGCTTTCCAAAATGTGCCTGCCCATCGTATCACCTGGGGGACTCTTGAGAAGTACTATTCCCTGGGCTGAAGGTTCTTGAATGACTCAGTGATCAACTGGTCTTGGGAACTTATACACTAGCTCAGTTCTTCTCCCTCTCTAATAAACGTGTAAATCATCTGCAactcttgttaaaatacagattctgattcccTAGGTCTGGGGCGGGACCTAAGACTGCGTTTCAAACATGCAACCAAATGACATTAATGTTGCTGGTCCCTGGACCACACGTTTAGTAACAAAAGACCAGATGATCCCCCAGCCCTGATAGGTCGACAGCAGCATGGCGTCCATGCAAGCCCATGTGAGTGAGATGCTGTGCTCTCCCTTGGCCAAGCTTCTTTGGTTGGAGCAGCAGAAATATGGCCAGCCTAGCAGCCGTGCCAAGGGCTGGCTGGAGCAGACAAAGTGGAGGGTCCCTGTGTAAAGCTGGATAGGCAAGCTGATGACTCCCACTCTTGGTCCGTGTCAGCTCAAAGAGCTGGCAGAAATTCAGGACTGATCAAGTCCAGCTGGATCGCTGGAGTCCTCTTGTCCTGGTCCAGCCCCAAATTCCAGTGTCTCTCCTACAGGCTCCCATATCAGGAACCCCTGCCTGGGGTCCTGGTATAGATTGTGATGAAGTGAGGATTGTGTAGGAGTGAGAAACTGACTTCTAGTCCATCAGAGAGCCTGGGCTCCTGGTTTTGAGTGTTTGCCATGATCCCTCCCAGTGCACCACAAACTCCATTCCCCAAGCTTTCCCTTCCCTATTGTCCCCAAGTGACCTTTCACTGGACTTTGGTCTATACCCCTCTCTGGACCCCATCCTTGGCTGTCTCAGACCTCATCAATTCACCTATCCTGGATCAAATACCACCACCAAATAGCCCTGGGCTTCCCCATGCTCTTTTGCACATCACACCTGTTCCAGCCTCTCCTTCATCCTCCTACACACTATCTCCATGGAATCTGTTCTCTCCAAGACAGATATTTACTTCTGTGGAGCCAAATCcgaagattgttttcttttttgattcctcTGATCTTTGGCCATTGTCCCCCTGGGACCCCTTGATATTGATTCacacctctccattctctccttctcagATGCATTGTAGATCCTCCCTTTGTTTGGGGGTCACCCCTAAACCTGGAAGTCACCGGCCAAGGTCCTAAGCTCTTCTCTTTCATATCACATGAAGCTGCAATCCATCCATTTCCTCAGCTGCAAGATCATCTTTCTgtaatgccttccaagtccagACTGAACATCCTCCTTTATCTCCAACAGCCTACAGGACACCACCCTTTGGATATCCTGCCATCATACCCAACCAAATTCATCTAAGGTCAAATTCACCTTCTCCTCCCAGCTCATTCATCCCTCCTGGTTTCATCTCTCTCACTGCCATAATCTTCCTCTAGACAGGTAGATTCAAATCCTGAGAACTGTTGACAATTTCTCCCACTTTTCCTGACCCTATGTCAGATTTATCAAGTCCCAATAAATAACTTCTTTaaatataactttgttttcttcataaccATTGAAACTGCACCTGTATTCCTGGTTTCTCTGCCTTAACCCAGCCCAACCTATGTGAGCTTTCTGGACTTGTATTCTAAGTACTGCTTTCATCACATCCCCATCCAGCTCTAGAATCTACATTGGCTTCCCACTGTATGATATACTTATCTTAAGTGTATCTCACTTCTCCGTGGACACTAAACCACCTCCCAGGCAATGAGACTTCTTTCTTATCTTCTCGGTAGGCATACTCAAAGTTatctttcgggcttccctggtggcacagtggttgagagtccgcctgccgatgcaggggacgcgggttcgtgccctggtccgggaagatcccacatgccacggagcggctgggcccgtgagccatggccgctgagcctgcgcatccggagcctgtgctccgcaacgggagaggccacgacagtgaaagttATCTTTCATTTCCCTACCTCATCATTGTCCATTCAAATCTTTGACATTAAGGTCACTGGACATGGCATTATTATCTATAGGTTGAGTATCTAGTTCTGCCAAGTTAATTATCAGCTCAGAGAAATAGCTCAGACATACAAGTTCATGTCACTTACCCTCCAATCTTCAGTTTTCAGCATCTATAAAATCATGGAGTTAGAGGATGTGGTTATTAAGATTCTTTCAAGATCAAACAATCAATGATTCCATGACTCAGAGCTTAAAGACTCTTTACCATTGCAAACTTACTCTGAAGTCCCATTAAATTTCagtgtgttatttattgttttctgtataGACACATTTTCCCTTATAAAAAGTTAACAAGCTCTTGAAGCCACAAAGCATAGCTTATAGCTCTCTCCATCTGCCCCAACTGAGACACACTGGTGCTCATGAGCAGGACATAGGAACACTCACCGCAGATTCGGATGGCAAGGTTGGTTCCAGACCTAACTCTGCTACCAATTTATTTTGTCACCTTGGAAAATTCCTTTATTCCCTAGGCCTCCAAATTCTTATCGTTGGAATGAGGGGTTGTGCAAggtcaatatttttcaaaactattttaggTTTCACAAGGAAATTTTACACAGACACTAATGAAAgttaaatggataaaagacaCCTGCTTTTGCAGAAGCAGAGAACGATGATGACACCAGGACCCAGCTAGCTTTGACTACTGAAGCAGGCACTgggtgtgtatgtcaatcccaatctcccaatttatccctccccccattcgCCCTTGGTAACTAaacactctactatatataaaatagataatcaataagaacctactgtagagcacagggaactctactcaatactctgtaatgacctatatgggaaaagaatctataaaagagtGGATGTATACATCTAAaaaagatgtatatgtataactcactttgccgtacagcagaaactaacacaatgtaaatcaactatattccaataaaaattactttaaaaaaatttttttgaattttttaaaaataaaactaaaataatgtacactgcaaaaaaccccccaaaaaaccaaaaaggcaCTGGGGCATCCCTAAGGAACCTCAAGCTTCATAAAACATTGTTGAATACCACTGGCCTAGATGAGTTCTTCTGAAATTACTTTCTAAAACCGGTGgtcctaaatatttaaaaatctcgACTTAACCTATACCTTctccccaaattccttctatgtgACCCTAGACTTATTTAGCATCCCATGGTGATCTATGTAGGGGATACCTTGCTAACTAGAGAGCTTGCCAGGAGGAGTTAAAAAGAGGTGGCATATCAGAGCTATtgacagagggagaagaaaacagagaaaggtaGAATACTGCCTGTCCACCACTGACCTGCAGATCCCAGGTGCCTGGAACCTCCAACTGATTTCTCCAGGGCATGTGCACTGAGTTTATATTGCCTGGTCAGGGTGGGTAAGCCTGTAGCAATCTTTATAATTGTCTCCAGGATGGGGAAGAAGGGCCTAGGGATTTCACAATGTCTTCAGCACAGTATGGATACTAAGGAGGTGGGGAACAATAATGAGTGTTTGTTGAAAGGGGAGAGAGTCACCCATAAAGCCTTGGCAAAAGCCAGACACTGGGACTCTGCTCACAGCTATTGTTCTTGGTGGTTTTGGCAGCCAGATAAATGATGCTGGGGTCAGACGACTTTATATCACCTTCCCTTTGGTGCCCCATGGGGCTCCAT from Phocoena sinus isolate mPhoSin1 chromosome 13, mPhoSin1.pri, whole genome shotgun sequence encodes:
- the IL1F10 gene encoding LOW QUALITY PROTEIN: interleukin-1 family member 10 (The sequence of the model RefSeq protein was modified relative to this genomic sequence to represent the inferred CDS: substituted 1 base at 1 genomic stop codon); protein product: MCSLPMAIYYIIKDADQKALCTRDRHLLVGDPAADNCRAGMICILPNRGLGHTSFPVFLGIQGGSRCLACVETGEGPSLQLEVRDRTLFWGPLQTWPGLQGALASLPAFRLEAASXPDWFLCGSAEPQDPVRLTKKSEPSACTELYFEQSR